In a single window of the Cervus elaphus chromosome 1, mCerEla1.1, whole genome shotgun sequence genome:
- the LOC122695157 gene encoding olfactory receptor 2AG1, which translates to MEHWNSTLGSGFILMGILNDSASPEMICATITVLYMLALTSNGLLLLAITMDARLHVPMYLLLGQLSLMDLLFTSVVTPKAFMDFLLRENTISFGGCALQMFLALTLGGAEDLLLVFMAYDRYVAICHPLNYVVLMRPRVCWLMVATSWILASFSAIVYTVYTMHYPFCKAREISHLLCEIPPLLKLACADTSRYELMVYVMGVTFLIPPLVAILASYTLILLTVLHMPSNEGRQKALVTCSSHLTVVGMFYGAATFMYVLPSSLHSPKQDNIISVFYTIVTPALNPLIYSLRNKEVMGALRRILGKYMLWTHS; encoded by the coding sequence ATGGAGCACTGGAACTCCACCCTGGGAAGTGGCTTCATATTGATGGGGATTCTGAATGACAGTGCGTCTCCTGAGATGATCTGTGCTACAATCACAGTCCTATACATGCTGGCCCTCACCAGCAATGGTCTTCTGCTCCTGGCCATCACAATGGATGCCCGGCTCCATGTGCCCATGTACCTCCTGCTCGGGCAGCTCTCTCTCATGGACCTCCTCTTCACGTCTGTTGTCACCCCCAAGGCCTTCATGGATTTTCTGCTCCGTGAAAACACCATCTCCTTTGGGGGATGTGCCCTTCAGATGTTCCTGGCACTGACCCTCGGTGGTGCAGAGGACCTCCTACTGGTCTTCATGGCCTATGACAGGTATGTGGCCATTTGTCATCCTCTGAACTACGTGGTCCTCATGAGGCCGAGGGTCTGCTGGCTCATGGTGGCTACATCCTGGATTTTGGCATCCTTTAGTGCCATTGTATATACTGTGTACACCATGCACTATCCCTTTTGCAAAGCCCGTGAGATCAGCCACCTGCTCTGTGAGATTCCACCTCTGTTGAAGTTGGCCTGTGCAGATACTTCCAGATATGAACTCATGGTGTATGTGATGGGTGTGACCTTCTTGATTCCTCCTCTTGTTGCTATCCTTGCCTCCTACACACTAATCCTACTTACTGTGCTCCACATGCCCTCAAATGAAGGGAGGCAGAAAGCCCTGGTCACCTGCTCTTCCCACTTGACTGTGGTCGGGATGTTCTATGGAGCTGCCACATTCATGTATGTTCTGCCCAGTTCCCTCCACAGCCCCAAGCAGGACAACATCATCTCTGTCTTCTACACGATTGTCACCCCAGCCCTGAACCCcctcatctacagcctgaggaataaAGAGGTCATGGGAGCCTTAAGGAGAATCCTGGGAAAATATATGCTGTGGACACACTCCTGA
- the LOC122695206 gene encoding LOW QUALITY PROTEIN: olfactory receptor 2AG2-like (The sequence of the model RefSeq protein was modified relative to this genomic sequence to represent the inferred CDS: inserted 1 base in 1 codon) yields MEHWNSTLGSGFILMGILNDSASPEMICATITVLYMLAVTSNGLLLLAITMDAQLHVPMYLLLGQLSLMDLLFTSVVTPKAFMDFLLSENTISFGGCALQMFLALTLGGAEDLLLVFMAYDRYVAICHPLNYMVLMRPRVCWLMVATSWXLSSLSALGHTLYTMHFPFCMSQISHLLCEIPPLLKLACADTSRYELMVYVTGVTFLLLPLSAIVSSYTLILLTVLHMPSNEGRQKALVTCSSHLTVVGMFYGAATFMYVLPSSLHSPKQDNIISVFYTIVTPALNPLIYSLRNKEVMGALRRVLGKCIL; encoded by the exons ATGGAGCACTGGAACTCCACCCTGGGAAGTGGCTTCATATTGATGGGGATTCTGAATGACAGTGCATCTCCTGAGATGATCTGTGCTACAATCACAGTCCTGTACATGCTGGCTGTCACAAGCAATGGCCTTCTGCTCCTGGCCATCACAATGGATGCCCAGCTCCATGTGCCCATGTACCTCCTGCTCGGGCAGCTCTCTCTCATGGACCTCCTCTTCACATCTGTTGTCACTCCCAAGGCCTTCATGGATTTTCTGCTCAGTGAAAACACCATTTCCTTTGGGGGCTGTGCCCTTCAGATGTTCCTGGCACTGACCCTCGGTGGTGCAGAGGACCTCCTACTGGTCTTCATGGCCTATGACAGGTATGTGGCCATTTGTCATCCTCTGAACTACATGGTCCTCATGAGGCCGAGGGTCTGCTGGCTCATGGTGGCCACATCCT TCCTGTCTTCCCTAAGTGCTCTAGGACATACCTTGTACACCATGCACTTCCCTTTCTGCATGTCCCAGATCAGCCACCTGCTTTGTGAGATCCCACCTCTGTTGAAGTTGGCCTGTGCAGATACTTCCAGATATGAACTCATGGTATATGTGACAGGTGTGACTTTCCTCTTGCTCCCCCTTTCTGCCATTGTTTCCTCCTACACACTAATCCTACTTACTGTGCTCCACATGCCCTCAAATGAAGGGAGGCAGAAAGCCCTGGTCACCTGCTCTTCCCACCTGACTGTGGTCGGGATGTTCTATGGAGCTGCCACATTCATGTATGTTCTGCCCAGTTCCCTCCACAGCCCCAAGCAGGACAACATCATCTCTGTCTTCTACACGATTGTCACCCCAGCCCTGAACCCcctcatctacagcctgaggaataaAGAGGTTATGGGGGCTTTAAGGAGGGTCCTGGGAAAATGCATACTATAG
- the LOC122695332 gene encoding olfactory receptor 2D3-like: MGEGNQTFVLEFTLLGLSQDPKIQILLFCVFLIIYLLSVFGNLLIIILIQTDPRLHTPMYFFLKNLSFVDLCFSTSIVPQMLIHFLVKKKTISFAGCSLQIVVFLLAGCTECALLAMMSYDRYVAVCRPLHYSTLMTQRVCVQLATVSWISGAFVCSVDSAFTLCLPYQGQNIINHYFCEPPALLKLASADTYNAEMALFSMGVIVLLAPVSLILVSYWHIISTVIRMQSGEGRLKVFSTCSSHLTVVVLYYGSGIFAYIRPNSKTMNERDKVISLFYSVMTSMLNPIIYSLRNKDVKGALSKLAGR, translated from the coding sequence ATGGGAGAAGGAAACCAAACTTTTGTGCTTGAATTTACCTTGCTGGGACTTTCACAGGATCCAAAGATCCAAATcttgctgttctgtgttttcctgatCATTTACCTTCTCTCTGTTTTTGGAAACTTGCTCATAATAATCCTTATCCAAACTGACCCTCGACTTCAcactcccatgtacttcttcctcaaaaACTTGTCCTTTGTTGATCTTTGTTTCTCTACAAGCATCGTTCCCCAGATGTTGATCCACTTCcttgtaaaaaagaaaaccatttcctTTGCTGGGTGCTCACTGCAGATAGTTGTCTTCCTCCTAGCAGGGTGTACAGAGTGTGCTCTTCTGGCGATGATGTCCTATGACCGTTATGTGGCAGTCTGCAGGCCCCTACACTATTCTACTCTCATGACCCAGAGGGTTTGTGTCCAGTTGGCCACAGTGTCCTGGATCAGTGGGGCATTTGTATGTTCAGTGGACAGTGCATTTACACTCTGTCTCCCCTACCAGGGACAGAACATAATTAATCATTATTTTTGTGAACCTCCTGCACTCCTGAAGCTGGCTTCTGCAGATACCTACAATGCTGAAATGGCCCTCTTTTCAATGGGTGTGATTGTTCTCCTAGCTCCTGTCTCCCTCATCCTGGTCTCGTACTGGCATATTATCTCCACTGTGATCCGGATGCAGTCAGGGGAGGGGAGGCTCAAAGTGTTCTCTACCTGTAGCTCCCATCTCACTGTTGTGGTTCTCTACTACGGCTCTGGAATATTTGCCTACATAAGACCCAATTCCAAGACAATGAATGAAAGGGATAAGGTCATTTCTTTGTTCTATTCAGTTATGACTTCAATGCTGAACCCCATAATTtacagcctgaggaacaaggATGTGAAGGGAGCTCTGAGCAAACTGGCTGGAAGATAG